In Arcobacter sp. F2176, a single genomic region encodes these proteins:
- a CDS encoding TSUP family transporter, whose protein sequence is MELFADITLYWVIGFVIAGFLAGYIDSIAGGGGMVQVPVLLLSGLSPLHVLASNKMAGLVGVLMATIKYALSKKISWKVVSIAIIPCLIASYIGSRLVMFVSDEIIKWAIILAIPVAMIFLFKKSKKIVEEKTEINNKNIILATAPIGFYDGLLGPGTGTYMTISMKKFLHLDYLIATASTKPLNFATNVGSAIAFIAAGKVLWGVAIVLGLANIAGSYVGSHYAIKGGEEFIKKVLVFVLVFMLVANIVKIIVS, encoded by the coding sequence ATGGAACTTTTTGCTGATATTACTCTTTATTGGGTAATAGGATTTGTTATTGCTGGATTTTTGGCTGGGTATATTGACTCAATTGCAGGTGGTGGTGGAATGGTTCAAGTTCCTGTATTACTTCTAAGTGGTTTATCTCCTCTTCATGTTTTAGCTTCAAATAAAATGGCAGGTTTAGTTGGTGTTTTAATGGCAACAATTAAATATGCACTTAGTAAAAAAATCTCTTGGAAAGTTGTAAGTATTGCAATTATTCCTTGTCTTATTGCTTCTTATATTGGAAGTAGATTAGTAATGTTTGTATCTGATGAGATAATCAAATGGGCTATTATTTTAGCTATTCCTGTTGCTATGATATTTCTATTTAAAAAAAGTAAAAAAATAGTAGAAGAGAAAACAGAAATAAATAATAAAAATATTATTCTTGCAACTGCTCCAATTGGATTTTATGATGGTTTATTAGGTCCTGGGACGGGAACTTATATGACTATTTCTATGAAAAAGTTTTTACATCTTGATTATTTAATTGCAACAGCTTCAACTAAACCTTTAAATTTTGCTACAAATGTAGGTTCTGCTATTGCTTTTATTGCAGCTGGAAAAGTATTATGGGGTGTTGCTATTGTTTTGGGATTAGCAAATATAGCAGGCTCTTATGTTGGAAGTCATTATGCTATTAAAGGTGGAGAAGAGTTTATAAAAAAGGTACTTGTTTTTGTACTTGTTTTTATGCTTGTTGCTAATATAGTAAAGATAATTGTAAGTTGA
- a CDS encoding AraC family transcriptional regulator, whose translation MKTKIFKNKKLDFLELRYIKDISQCEKMHLHEELTITALKEGSLNINFNDSSKILNPNEIAIINSNIIHNAILNSEIVKDGYVLYIDKNYLENLNLGISFDYNFLQDDKNCFINLCEILLAEDISLLEKEELFIEFCLNTFSLKENIEEVEKNSLSMKIKNYLDKNFLEDIILEDISKEFNITVVHLIRVFKKEFGLAIHAYILNKKVHKAKELLNSNLPIIEVALQSGFFDQSHLNRSFKRVFQLTPKEFQKNILS comes from the coding sequence ATGAAAACAAAAATCTTCAAAAATAAAAAGTTAGATTTTTTAGAATTAAGATATATAAAAGATATAAGCCAATGTGAAAAAATGCATTTGCATGAAGAACTTACAATTACCGCACTTAAAGAGGGCTCATTAAATATAAATTTTAATGACTCTTCTAAAATATTAAACCCCAATGAAATAGCCATAATCAACTCAAATATAATCCATAACGCAATACTAAATAGTGAAATTGTCAAAGATGGATATGTATTATATATAGATAAAAATTACTTAGAAAACTTGAATTTGGGCATATCTTTTGATTACAATTTCTTACAAGATGATAAGAATTGTTTTATAAATTTATGTGAAATATTATTGGCTGAGGATATTTCTTTATTAGAAAAAGAAGAGTTATTTATTGAGTTTTGTTTAAATACTTTTTCTTTAAAAGAAAATATAGAAGAAGTAGAAAAAAACTCTTTATCTATGAAAATAAAAAATTATCTTGATAAAAACTTTTTGGAAGATATTATTTTAGAAGATATATCAAAAGAGTTTAATATAACAGTTGTTCATCTAATAAGAGTTTTTAAAAAAGAGTTTGGCTTAGCCATTCATGCATATATACTTAATAAAAAAGTTCATAAGGCAAAAGAACTTTTAAACTCAAATTTGCCCATCATTGAAGTTGCTTTACAAAGTGGTTTTTTTGACCAAAGCCATTTAAATAGAAGTTTTAAACGAGTGTTTCAACTAACCCCTAAAGAATTTCAAAAAAATATACTTTCGTAA
- a CDS encoding 2-isopropylmalate synthase, whose amino-acid sequence MTYKKYRQYPIVKDFVRTWPDNQITKAPIYGSVDLRDGNQALVNPLNIEQKLEYFNTLVKMGFKQIEVSYPSASDTDFNFTRKLIEENLIPDDVTIQVLIPAKKEWIKRSVEAMSGVKNGIFHLYNPTNEFQRRVVFNKTDEEIVNMAVESMKYLVEITKDFEGNVIYDYSPESFSQTDLEFAVKICNKVIEVVKPTVQKKMIINLPNTLEACTANIYADRIEWMCNNLNNRNTLIISVHPHNDRGTSVASAELAVLAGANRVEGTLFGNGERAGNLDLVNFAFNLHSQGIDSKLDLSIVDEVKKMYENLTNLNINPRHPYVGDMIFTAFSGGHQDAIKKGIDFYRENSCQEWNVPYLPIDPKDIKRGYEDVIRVNSQSGKGGVAFIINEFFGEDLTKEESIKFGILVKEQSDKLQRELSKEEIIELYEGHKK is encoded by the coding sequence ATGACTTATAAAAAATATAGACAATATCCTATTGTCAAAGATTTCGTACGAACTTGGCCAGATAATCAAATCACAAAAGCACCTATTTATGGAAGCGTAGATTTAAGAGATGGAAACCAAGCTTTAGTAAACCCTTTAAATATCGAACAAAAGTTGGAGTATTTTAATACTTTAGTAAAGATGGGATTTAAACAAATAGAAGTAAGTTATCCAAGTGCTAGTGATACTGATTTTAATTTTACAAGAAAATTAATTGAAGAGAATTTAATACCTGATGATGTTACTATTCAAGTATTGATTCCAGCAAAAAAAGAGTGGATAAAAAGAAGTGTTGAAGCTATGAGTGGAGTTAAAAATGGAATATTTCATTTATACAATCCCACAAATGAGTTTCAAAGAAGAGTGGTGTTTAATAAAACTGATGAAGAGATAGTAAACATGGCAGTTGAGTCTATGAAATACTTAGTGGAAATTACTAAAGATTTTGAGGGCAATGTTATATATGATTATTCTCCTGAGAGTTTTTCCCAAACTGATTTAGAGTTTGCTGTAAAAATATGTAATAAAGTAATAGAGGTTGTAAAACCAACAGTACAAAAGAAGATGATAATAAACTTGCCAAATACCCTAGAAGCTTGTACTGCAAATATTTACGCAGATAGAATAGAGTGGATGTGCAATAATTTAAACAACAGAAATACCCTTATAATAAGTGTTCATCCACACAATGACAGAGGAACATCAGTAGCCTCAGCAGAACTTGCAGTTTTAGCAGGAGCAAATAGAGTTGAAGGAACACTATTTGGAAATGGTGAAAGAGCAGGGAACTTAGATTTAGTAAATTTTGCTTTTAATTTACATTCACAAGGAATTGATTCTAAACTTGATTTATCAATTGTCGATGAAGTAAAAAAGATGTATGAGAATTTAACAAACTTAAATATAAATCCAAGACATCCCTATGTGGGAGACATGATTTTTACAGCCTTTAGTGGTGGACATCAAGATGCTATCAAAAAAGGGATTGACTTTTACAGAGAAAACTCTTGCCAAGAGTGGAATGTCCCTTACTTGCCAATAGACCCAAAAGATATAAAAAGGGGATATGAAGATGTTATTAGAGTGAATTCTCAATCAGGAAAAGGAGGAGTTGCTTTTATAATAAATGAGTTTTTTGGAGAAGATTTAACTAAAGAGGAGTCCATAAAATTTGGTATTTTAGTAAAAGAGCAAAGTGATAAATTACAAAGGGAGTTGAGTAAGGAGGAGATTATTGAACTTTATGAGGGGCATAAGAAATAA